Part of the Eleginops maclovinus isolate JMC-PN-2008 ecotype Puerto Natales chromosome 3, JC_Emac_rtc_rv5, whole genome shotgun sequence genome is shown below.
CCAGGACATTGTATTCACAATGAAACCAACTACAGTAGCTGCTGATGAAAGAGTAGATTGATTAATGGCTGCTTCACTCATGTGATGAGATTAAACGGAGGTTAATGAGGTAATGAAGACGACGATAGTAATGGATAATAATAAGAGGTAACAGCCAGCCTCTGATTAAACACTGATTAAGCCCACAGCCCAACATCTATCTCTAATCTAAACAAGGagcagaaaaaataaagtgatgGCTATCTGAAAGTCATCAATAAGTCTTTGCAGTGTGATGACGTGAGCAGGCGGGGTCAATGCTGTAGGtatttgaaaattaattttagaaaatgtgtgcAGGATAAAGATAACTGGATAACTTTTTACTCAGGTTTAACATAAAGTCGTTTTCAGTGAACAGTTCTTCACACCGGTGTccaaaacacagatttgtgaacaatggagaaaaaaatctaaacgtcttttttgtgcatgaaaagCAAAAGTCACCAGAACATCCTCAATGCTGCTCGCAGTAATTCTCAAAGACTGTCACTCTACTTCTGGGATTACCTTAATTCTATAAGATATAAATCAATATGGTGTTTTGATTAGAGCTGACCCCTTTTAGTCAATTATTTGGCTGTTTTGGTAccaatcaacaaaaaaaatgtgcgTTGATCGTTAATTTACAAAAGTTAATTTACGCAGAATAAATtattaccaaaaacaaaaaaatgctaCTGTAACAAATGAATTAAAGTATTCTTTGATTCTTTGAGGGGGAAATCTGTCGATTAAAACAGTTAAATCGATTATTCGAAAAGTTGTAGTATTAGTCGACTATGAGTTTCTTTGGTCTTGAACGTCCCTAgtattgatgatgatgatgatgatgatgatgatgatgatgatgatgatgagaccTGTCAAAAAAGCCTGACTAAAATGTCCAACAGTTGTTCATATGGGATAAAATCTGTTGACTGGAATTACTTCATGATTCAGTAAGTCCTTGAATTCTACGTAGAATAATCTTTATTAATGAGGGTACTGCATCAGTTTAGTCAGGTCTGCTGCACATCTGTATACACTTGTGCAGAGTTTCCTCATTTGTCACCTGGATGAAGAGTAAAAGTTTGGTAGATTGTGTGTACCTTTGTCGGACTGTGGATCCTGCTGCACGGGGAGCCACTGTCTTACTCGGGGAACGGCTAGATGCCCCAACATTGGTTGCACTTGCTGCTGGTCCAGGCTGAGGGGAAGACAAATTCATACAAATTAATAGTATTCACCTCCCTCCATGATACCCCCTTCAGACATTCGGTCTAATGTCTCATACATTTCACATACATTTCTAcacatttacaattaaaataactttCACATAAAGATATTTAGGAATAATGCTCAGTTGTATTTGATTCTCAACTGTACAGTGTGTTTATGTCAGAGACTGATGGCAAAGGCCTTTAACTGTATGTCCGCACCTTTCATTGAGTTCAACTTCTAGTGATCAAAAGCAGAGTTTCAACTGAATGTAAATGTGCTTACTAGCTTAGATAAATTAATACATCTACTCCCTTGCCAGCTTCACGTTTGTATTGTGGGACTGTTTAACTGGTTGAAAGAGAGCCACGTCCACAAATGatgagctaacattagcaagCAAGCTAACAGATCCATAGATTGGGGCTTACGTTGAATGAGTAAATGTTAGCTTGTATGCTTTGCCAGTAACATTTGTAGATGGAGCCGAGAATCTTaccattttgttgttttgtggttGTTGTCCCGATTCAAGTTAAAAACCCTGAACCCTCTTCAAGCTGATGTCCACGTCAATTGAATAGCAGACTGCCGGCGTGTGATTTGGTTAAAACTTGAGAGGATCCCACAGCGCTGACGTTTGTCTAAGAAGGACACGACTGCAAAACACAAGACCAGTACATGTGACCAAGCGGATGCCTGACCGGCTGATCCCGTTcaccaaaaacaataatgaacTCAACCTTAGTTTTAGAGCTTGTTTTTGTGCCACATCAATGAAACTTATAGTTAAAAGCCTTTGGgtatttttaatgcattttaatttgtatgtCCTTGTACTTAAATTCAAAGGCACATTGTTGGTCTGCCTTAATTCTGAAGGAGACGTGTCTGAGAGGAAGCGCGTCCGTTTACATGAATTGAGGAAACTAGCGCCATTGTGGCTCAAATACGAAGTGCAACTAGCCTTACGACAACAAATAATTCGAGCCAACATGGCGTCCTAACGTTACAGTTTCATGACAGTTGTACATGCTGATACTGGCTTCTAGAGAAGCATAGTCATAGGTTTCCAAACTCGGACAAGATCCAAAGGTAAATATAACTCAAACATTATTAGATTGTACGGATATTTAGTTGTGTTTCCAAAACCAACTGCCCATAAAATCAGCTTTCTGAACGATTATTTCACTAGCTACATAGGCTAGCATACATAATCTTATCACTGCAATGTCAAAAACAATAGGAAAAAAGACACCCGGGATAACTTTCTTTATAGCGAACAGTTACTTTACTAAATGTCACATAATTTGAATAGTCATTTCTATTCTTGCCGTCAGTTGGACTTCTTATTCTCATAAtcacacataaaaacaagctGGAGGTTTTCCTCCGTGACAGACATTATGACAGCAACACTTGGCTGCTAAAAAGTCCTGACATTAAGTGCTTCAAGGGTTGTGAGTTATATATTAAATGAACCTATGTATGTTACACAACCactcaaaacattttcaagGTCCTCTGAGAAGTTTTTCTAATTTTACGAGAGATTGGATTCATAAGATTCTGGTTGTAGAGAGTTGTTTGCTTAAGCCATCATCAAATTTTAGATCGTTGGAatataattgaaataaatgtttaggATCTCACTCTCATTAAGGTTTTTTCATGAGATGCATTTACACTTTGTACTTCTGACTTCTGATGATTCAAACTGTCTCACTGTGCTCATCTGTTAACCTGTGTTTCTGCATGAAATAGTAAGGAACAATGTGTTTAACTTGAACCCTTTCTGCAAACAAGTATTTGATTGGGGTAACATTTATACGAGATTCCATTTGAACtcatgaatacatttctgtgtgCAGGATGGCGCGGGTGGTGTTCCTCCATCCAGACCTTGGTATTGGTGGAGCTGAGCGTCTGGTGGTCGATGCTGCTGTCGCTCTGAAGTCTAAGGGATGCAGTGTTCAGATATGGACGGCCCATTATGATCCAAATCACTGCTTCTCTGAGACGCTGGATCCAGAACTGCCTGTGGTACGTAAACGCACACCTTTCTAGCTGATACTGTCCCTCAAAGATCCACAACAAAGACAACGAATAGTAAATTCtaatgtttcattgtttctATTGCTTTTCTTATAGGTATGTGTGGGTGATTGGCTACCCACAAATGTGTTTGGTTACCTGCATGCCCTGTGTGCCTACCTGAGGATGATCTTCGTGGCCCTCTACCTAGTCTTCCTCAGCGGGGAGGAGTACGATGTCATCTTCTGTGATCAAGTGAGTTGTGTCATACAGGAAGAAATGTTTCCCTCTGTTTGGTCACTCTCATTGTAGCTTTCTGCAGCTCGTAACTTTATCTTTTGCTTAGAAAATTACTTGCTTTGTAAACAGGGAAATGTCTCTTTGTGTATCCTTTTTGTGACACACCTCTTTACTATACCATATCGTAAGGTGTACACTACCTTCCCTATTCCACTTTCCACTGTGTTTCACACAAATAACCACAGGTATCAACTTTCTCTTGTAGATAATTACGCAGGGTTTCGAAGGTTGCTAAAAATCCTTGAACACTTTGGATTTTTGCTCAAAGTTTTGCTTAGGTTTTGAATAACGTGCCTGATACTGCATGAACCATAgactatatatacagtctatggcaTGAACATATTTAGGCTACATGATGCCAAGTCTAGTTACAAACAgattaaactttttaaaacagaacacttgctttttcctccatttttcAACACTTTTGTTAAATGCAACAATGTTATTGTCTTTAGCACAAAATCAACTTAATTTTTGTGATGGAGTGCAATAATCTTAGACTGTATGAGCTATATGTACtttatacaaaaatgtaatttaccaCTGTTAAGTGCTGAAAAAGCTTgaacatgcacattttttaatactTAAAGAGAGCTTGAATGACTTTGGAAAAGGTGCAGGAAACAGTACAGAAATAACTCAGTATTAAGTGCAATGTACAGGGTGACAGTAGGAGAAGCCTCACTACTTCTTAAATGAATAGAACTGCAATCTAACAAGATGTAATGCAAATGTCACATAGAGCTCAACCAGTGCTCCTTGCGCATTTCTGATCATAAACCTTCCATTCTACACCAGGTGTCAGTGTGTATCCCGGTGCTGCGACTGTCCCGTCACAGGAAgaaggttttgttttattgtcacTTCCCAGACCAGCTGCTGACCCAGAGGAAGTCGGCCCTGAAGAAGCTATATCGGGCTCCCATTGACTGGATGGAGGAACGCACCACTGGCATGGCTGATATGGTAACGGCTCAGGGTTGAAGGCTGTATTGTTGTGGTGGCCTTCATGTTACAGGGCAAGACTGACGCACGGTTCCAATTTAATTTCATCCAGCATAAGAATGTCCTTTGTATAGCattgttgtaaataaatgtttttttaaacaaaagtaccgtacaaaacatacatgtatgagttaaaaaatgtaattgttgctATTCATTACGAAAATATGCTTCTGATGTGTCCTCAGTGTTTGAAGGACCCTTGATAGTAAATGCTGTGTGGTCTGATGGGTAGATTTGAGAGTGGCCTGAGGGTCCTATACTAGGATTTCAGACAGAATCATAAGAAGTGTCTTGGGCTGAATCTATGCATATAAGAGACATCCTAAATTAACAAATAGGataacacagttttgttttttaaaatattttaattccTTGTTTTGCCTATTGCAGACAGGAACGTGATTTTCTAAGCAGTAACACGATTAACACAATTATGTTCTGAATTAAGTTGACTCTGATGTGCAAAGTCGGTTTATAGCGCTGTatagaaaatgttaaatttatattcatatagatcatacataaaatatatcaataCTAGAATGTCCAGTGCAATGCTAGCAAAGTTACAAAAATGTTTATAGCTCAGTGGTTGAAGTTTGCTCATAATTACATTTATCTATACAAGGCacggtttattatttttaagagATTGAAAAAACCAAAGCGAATATTTATAGTGTGATACAGCCCAATCTCTGCTGGCGAGCTTTAGTGAAAGCTCAGGGCCctaatagaaaataaattgacatttagattttaaactAGACGTTAATAATAAAAGACTGCAGGCTGTCATACACTTAGTCAGAATGAATTTAAATGCCTGTGCTATATGTGAGATCCTTATGAACTAATCTCTCTTTACTTCCTCTCAGATTCTGGTAAACAGCAGGTTCACCGCAGGCATCTTCAGTGAGACCTTTAGTGGTCTAAGAGGAGTTCAGACGGATGTCCTCTATCCCTCCCTCAACACAAGTACCTTTGACCAGCAGTCCACTGAAGCACAAGGCCTGGAAGGGCTTCTTCCCGAGGGTACCTCCTgcatgtttctctctctgaacCGATACGAGAGAAAGAAGAATCTGGGGCTGGCTCTGGAGGCTCTCGCCACCCTGAGGAGCTGCCTTCCTGCAGGCCAGAGAGCAGGTATTCACCTAGTGGTGGCGGGGGGCTATGATGACAGAGTTACTGAGAATGTTCAACATTATACTGAACTGAAAGAGCTCACAGCGCAGCTCCACCTGGAGGACTGTGTCACTTTCTTGCGCTCCCCCTCTGATTCAATGAAGGTGGCTCTGCTGCGGGGCAGCGCAGCCGTGCTCTACACCCCGAGCAGAGAGCATTTTGGGATTGTTCCTGTAGAGGCCATGTACTGCTGTTGCCCTGTTATCGCAGTAAACTCTGGGGGACCCCTGGAAAGCGTGGCAGACGGGGAGACAGGCTTCCTGTGCGAGCCTCAGGCAGAGGCCTTCTCTAAGGCCATGGAGAGGCTCGTGAGGGAGCCACAGCTCCGCAGGGACATGGGACAagctgggaggaggagggtacAGGAGAAGTTCTCTCTTGAGGCCTTCTCAGACCAGCTGTACGGGTACATTGTAAAGCTGAGCCAGTGATGGTAACGCAAAAGACAGGTTAAACAAACGATCCTATACTGAACTGTGAATTGTCTGTGGTCTACTGGGGTCTGCAGTGAGGTGAAGTGAACGTCTGCTAACAGAGGATGTATGTGTAGATGTGCGGGGAGGCGGGAGTATTATCAGGACTCAGAGGAAAATCAATCAGCATTCCCCTGGAGGGGTTgctgagagggaaaaaaagggcgGAATCTCTATACCAATTAAGACAAGAATAACGAGTTTACCTACCATATCTCTGGAAATACCACACctgcaagtgtgtatgtgagtgtgtgatatTGTACATGTGTAGCAGCGCCAGTACCAAGAGCCAAGCAAATGAGCATACCAAAAGGATTGAGTGTTAGACAGAAATGTtttgcactgtgtat
Proteins encoded:
- the alg2 gene encoding alpha-1,3/1,6-mannosyltransferase ALG2, coding for MARVVFLHPDLGIGGAERLVVDAAVALKSKGCSVQIWTAHYDPNHCFSETLDPELPVVCVGDWLPTNVFGYLHALCAYLRMIFVALYLVFLSGEEYDVIFCDQVSVCIPVLRLSRHRKKVLFYCHFPDQLLTQRKSALKKLYRAPIDWMEERTTGMADMILVNSRFTAGIFSETFSGLRGVQTDVLYPSLNTSTFDQQSTEAQGLEGLLPEGTSCMFLSLNRYERKKNLGLALEALATLRSCLPAGQRAGIHLVVAGGYDDRVTENVQHYTELKELTAQLHLEDCVTFLRSPSDSMKVALLRGSAAVLYTPSREHFGIVPVEAMYCCCPVIAVNSGGPLESVADGETGFLCEPQAEAFSKAMERLVREPQLRRDMGQAGRRRVQEKFSLEAFSDQLYGYIVKLSQ